The Pseudomonas allokribbensis genome has a window encoding:
- the eco gene encoding serine protease inhibitor ecotin, with amino-acid sequence MGNFTVYATAGLMLASVSTLTHAAKLEDTAPYPKAEAGFTRQVIHLPQQAQEDNFKVEILAGKTLEVDCNRQRLGGALEEKNLEGWGYPFYRLEKVSGPMSTLMACPPGTQKKRAFVPVIGDGFTVRYNSKLPIVVYAPSDVEVRYRIWSASDKVGVAIPE; translated from the coding sequence ATGGGAAATTTCACTGTTTACGCGACCGCCGGCCTGATGCTCGCGAGCGTCTCCACCCTCACCCACGCCGCCAAACTCGAAGACACGGCGCCCTACCCCAAAGCTGAAGCGGGCTTCACTCGTCAGGTCATCCATTTGCCGCAGCAGGCACAGGAAGACAACTTCAAAGTCGAAATCCTCGCCGGCAAGACTCTTGAGGTGGACTGCAACCGCCAGCGTCTGGGCGGCGCCCTTGAAGAGAAAAACCTCGAAGGCTGGGGCTATCCGTTCTATCGCCTGGAAAAAGTCAGCGGCCCGATGAGCACGCTGATGGCCTGCCCACCCGGCACCCAGAAAAAACGCGCCTTCGTACCGGTGATCGGTGACGGCTTCACGGTGCGCTACAACAGCAAGCTTCCAATCGTGGTTTACGCACCGTCGGATGTCGAAGTGCGTTATCGCATCTGGTCGGCTTCGGACAAGGTCGGCGTCGCCATTCCCGAATAA